The following are encoded in a window of Bacillus sp. SORGH_AS_0510 genomic DNA:
- a CDS encoding MarR family winged helix-turn-helix transcriptional regulator: protein MERKCTNVPFLTLMQTSKAIHEKIKAEMAQYKLTITEFSVLEVLYLKGKQTIQQIGHCILISSGSMTYVIDKLEERGLLCRNACPEDRRMIHVTLKDQGTALMNEIMPKHQELVHQMFEALPSEEAETLAQQLKKINV from the coding sequence ATGGAGAGGAAATGCACGAATGTCCCTTTTCTTACCTTGATGCAAACATCAAAAGCGATTCATGAGAAAATCAAGGCAGAGATGGCACAATATAAACTAACAATCACCGAGTTTTCTGTGTTAGAGGTCCTTTACCTAAAAGGGAAACAAACGATCCAGCAAATCGGACATTGCATCTTAATTTCAAGTGGTTCCATGACCTATGTCATCGATAAGCTGGAAGAACGAGGCCTATTATGCCGGAATGCATGTCCTGAGGACCGCCGCATGATTCATGTCACCTTAAAAGATCAAGGAACTGCATTGATGAACGAAATCATGCCGAAACATCAGGAGCTGGTTCACCAGATGTTTGAGGCACTGCCCTCTGAGGAAGCAGAAACATTGGCGCAGCAGCTCAAAAAGATTAACGTGTAG
- a CDS encoding ring-cleaving dioxygenase: MLKTAGIHHISAMVNDAQRTIDFYAGVLGLRLVKKTINFDRPEVYHLYFGNETGQPGTVITFFPWEKQLKGRIGTGQVGVTSYVIPKGSVSFWEKRLQEFGVEYASASRFGETLLTFNDPDGLKLELVEREEGPSSMWTFGGVGAEHAIKGFGGAVLYSAQPHKTADVLENVLGLECVGQEMGFLRFTSDGTIGNKIDIQLTPTVRGLMGAGTVHHIAWRAKDEAEHQRWRALLLEKEYYPTEILDRNYFKALYFHEAGGILFEIATDSPGFAVDEPVEELGKRLMLPPWLEPKRKELEGELPSVEVRIPEGDN; encoded by the coding sequence ATGCTAAAAACAGCGGGAATTCATCATATTTCAGCGATGGTCAATGATGCTCAGCGAACGATTGATTTTTATGCGGGCGTACTAGGATTAAGGCTCGTGAAAAAAACAATTAATTTTGATCGTCCCGAAGTCTACCACCTTTATTTTGGGAATGAAACCGGTCAGCCGGGAACGGTGATTACATTTTTCCCATGGGAAAAACAGTTGAAAGGCCGAATCGGAACGGGGCAGGTGGGGGTAACCAGCTATGTGATTCCAAAGGGCTCCGTTTCTTTTTGGGAAAAAAGATTACAGGAATTTGGAGTTGAGTATGCTTCTGCTAGCCGTTTTGGTGAGACGTTGTTAACCTTCAACGACCCTGACGGACTGAAGCTTGAGCTGGTCGAACGTGAGGAAGGGCCTAGCAGTATGTGGACCTTTGGTGGCGTGGGTGCAGAACATGCAATTAAAGGATTTGGCGGCGCGGTTCTGTATTCTGCCCAACCACATAAAACGGCGGATGTCCTCGAAAATGTGCTGGGGTTAGAGTGTGTGGGGCAGGAGATGGGATTTTTACGATTTACTTCTGATGGAACTATTGGAAACAAGATAGATATTCAGCTCACGCCTACTGTCCGCGGGCTAATGGGGGCAGGAACGGTTCATCATATCGCGTGGAGAGCGAAGGATGAGGCGGAGCATCAACGGTGGCGAGCGCTTCTTTTAGAAAAAGAGTATTATCCTACTGAGATTCTGGACCGGAACTATTTCAAAGCTCTTTATTTTCACGAAGCAGGCGGGATACTCTTTGAAATAGCCACTGACTCACCAGGGTTTGCGGTGGATGAACCGGTCGAGGAGCTTGGAAAAAGACTGATGCTCCCGCCTTGGCTGGAGCCAAAAAGAAAAGAATTGGAAGGCGAATTACCGTCTGTAGAGGTTCGCATTCCGGAGGGAGATAACTGA
- a CDS encoding glyoxalase superfamily protein, producing the protein MNTSNFTMKSPVPIFRIFDEEKAREFYLNFLGFQVDWEHRFEEDFPLYMQVTNGTCVLHLSEHYEDACPGGAIRIEVENLKELHSDLILKNYKYARPGIETTPLKTREVRIGDPFGNRIVFFENI; encoded by the coding sequence ATGAACACATCTAATTTTACTATGAAAAGTCCTGTGCCTATTTTTCGTATCTTTGATGAGGAGAAGGCAAGAGAATTTTATCTGAACTTTTTGGGGTTTCAAGTAGATTGGGAGCATCGATTTGAAGAGGATTTCCCTCTGTATATGCAGGTAACGAATGGAACTTGTGTGCTGCATCTATCCGAGCATTACGAAGATGCCTGTCCTGGTGGTGCAATCAGGATTGAAGTAGAGAATCTTAAAGAACTTCATTCTGACCTGATATTAAAGAATTACAAATATGCTCGGCCTGGCATCGAAACCACTCCATTGAAAACACGGGAGGTTCGCATTGGGGACCCGTTTGGGAATAGGATTGTGTTTTTTGAGAATATATAA
- a CDS encoding GNAT family N-acetyltransferase has product MKQEWPQAFVDGEEESLWNETPETNSTSLVLLIDDFVVCHVSVPWKHIKHEGKTYKVFGLSEVMTHSFYRKQGYGGSLVKEATSFIERNYADVGMFTCDPQLVPFYRQCGWVHFDRACLVGGSREVPLRSDSFGLAVMMKFFSKKAQENQRDFEAADVFLELREGKLW; this is encoded by the coding sequence ATGAAACAGGAATGGCCCCAAGCATTTGTGGATGGAGAGGAAGAGTCCCTCTGGAATGAGACTCCTGAAACGAATTCCACTTCCTTGGTTCTTCTCATCGATGATTTCGTGGTCTGTCATGTTTCTGTTCCTTGGAAACATATAAAGCATGAAGGTAAGACTTATAAGGTTTTTGGACTTAGTGAGGTCATGACCCATTCTTTCTATCGGAAACAAGGATATGGGGGATCACTTGTGAAGGAAGCTACCTCATTTATTGAGAGGAATTATGCAGATGTAGGAATGTTTACTTGCGACCCTCAATTGGTCCCCTTTTATCGTCAATGTGGGTGGGTGCATTTTGATAGGGCTTGTTTAGTGGGTGGTTCAAGAGAGGTCCCATTAAGAAGCGATTCCTTCGGGTTAGCGGTCATGATGAAGTTCTTCTCTAAAAAAGCTCAAGAGAATCAAAGAGATTTTGAGGCGGCAGATGTGTTCCTGGAGTTAAGGGAAGGGAAACTATGGTGA
- a CDS encoding permease, with translation MKSVKRFRFFLILLSGTLILTVINRSLGWSAFQLTGKSLIDMLFLLPPVLVFVGLLDKWVEKETLIRYMGEKSGIYGVLFSLLLGVIAAGPLYVAFPIAALLLKKGAGIRYIVFFLGAWTTAKLPVLVYEFTSFGAKFTLIHISFGLLFFYFMGIIFEKFYNRKQLIQHDLTKEA, from the coding sequence ATGAAATCAGTAAAAAGATTCCGTTTCTTTCTAATATTATTATCTGGGACGCTCATCCTTACAGTAATCAACCGGTCATTGGGTTGGAGTGCATTCCAACTAACAGGAAAAAGTCTAATTGATATGCTGTTTCTCCTTCCTCCTGTCCTTGTATTTGTAGGTCTACTAGACAAATGGGTGGAAAAAGAAACCCTTATACGTTATATGGGAGAGAAATCTGGCATCTACGGTGTCCTGTTCTCCCTCCTATTAGGAGTGATTGCAGCTGGACCCCTCTATGTCGCTTTTCCCATCGCAGCCCTTTTATTAAAAAAAGGAGCAGGGATTCGCTACATTGTATTCTTTCTAGGAGCATGGACAACCGCAAAATTACCGGTGCTTGTCTACGAATTCACATCATTCGGAGCAAAATTTACACTCATTCATATCAGCTTTGGCCTATTATTCTTCTACTTTATGGGGATCATCTTTGAAAAGTTTTATAATCGAAAACAACTGATACAGCATGATTTGACTAAAGAAGCTTAA
- a CDS encoding DHA2 family efflux MFS transporter permease subunit — translation MDSTTIEKQKTPYLMLAILFIGAFVSFLNNSLLNVALPSIMKDLDITDFSTIQWLSTGYMLVSGVLIPASAFLITRYSNRSLFITSMTIFTLGTALAAFAPNFGLLLTGRMIQAAGSSVMGPLLMNIMLVSFPREKRGTAMGIFGLVMITAPAIGPTLSGYIVEYYDWRLLFEMILPLAVISLLLGIWKAENVMQQNKKATLDYFSVVLSSIGFGGLLYGFSSASSDGWTDQVVLTTLSVGAVALIAFIVRQLKMEEPLLDLRVYKYPMFALGSVIAIVNAVAMFSGMILTPAYVQNVRGISPLDSGLMMLPGAIMMGIMSPITGKLFDKFGPRVLAVLGLAITAVSTYMLAHLQIDSSHTYIILVYTLRMFGMSMVMMPIMTNGLNQLPTRLNPHGTAVNNTAQQVSGSIGTAVLVTIMNSVTKSKAESLMSGIDPTTFTAATKALVTQKALLAGIQYSFYVALGINLVALLLALFVKRVDTRKEDIEKINLQENTKMKPVAN, via the coding sequence ATGGATTCAACAACAATAGAAAAACAAAAAACACCTTATTTAATGCTCGCCATTCTTTTTATCGGCGCATTTGTTTCGTTTCTCAATAACTCACTTTTAAATGTGGCCCTTCCATCGATCATGAAGGACTTAGACATCACTGATTTTTCGACGATCCAGTGGCTATCAACAGGCTACATGCTGGTCAGCGGCGTATTAATTCCCGCATCCGCGTTTTTAATCACCCGCTATTCGAATAGAAGTCTATTTATTACGTCCATGACGATTTTTACCTTAGGTACAGCGTTAGCCGCGTTCGCACCAAACTTCGGCCTATTACTCACCGGACGAATGATTCAAGCGGCAGGTTCTTCGGTCATGGGACCATTATTGATGAATATCATGCTCGTCAGCTTTCCACGTGAAAAACGCGGAACAGCCATGGGGATTTTTGGATTAGTCATGATTACAGCTCCTGCCATTGGGCCGACCTTATCCGGTTATATCGTAGAATATTACGACTGGCGCCTGCTGTTCGAAATGATTTTACCGTTAGCGGTAATTAGCCTACTTCTAGGGATTTGGAAAGCCGAAAACGTCATGCAGCAAAACAAAAAGGCCACGCTTGATTATTTTTCAGTCGTTTTATCATCGATCGGATTTGGTGGTTTACTATATGGTTTCAGTTCTGCAAGCTCAGACGGCTGGACCGACCAAGTGGTCTTAACTACACTTAGCGTTGGTGCGGTCGCGCTAATCGCCTTTATTGTCCGTCAATTAAAAATGGAAGAACCATTATTGGATTTACGTGTTTACAAGTACCCTATGTTTGCGCTTGGTTCGGTGATAGCGATTGTTAACGCTGTTGCCATGTTCTCCGGTATGATTTTAACCCCTGCTTACGTTCAAAATGTGCGCGGTATCTCACCGCTTGATTCCGGTTTAATGATGCTGCCTGGTGCGATTATGATGGGGATTATGTCGCCGATTACAGGGAAACTGTTCGATAAATTCGGACCGCGTGTGCTTGCTGTCTTAGGACTTGCGATTACAGCCGTTTCCACTTATATGCTGGCACATCTGCAAATCGATTCGAGCCATACCTATATCATTCTTGTGTATACTCTTCGCATGTTTGGGATGTCCATGGTGATGATGCCAATCATGACAAACGGCCTAAACCAACTGCCAACACGCTTAAATCCGCACGGTACCGCAGTGAATAATACCGCGCAACAGGTGTCAGGTTCCATTGGTACAGCCGTTCTCGTTACAATCATGAATTCAGTGACGAAGTCAAAAGCAGAGAGCCTCATGTCGGGGATTGACCCAACTACGTTCACTGCCGCTACTAAAGCATTGGTCACACAAAAAGCGCTATTAGCTGGGATCCAATATTCATTTTACGTAGCGCTTGGCATCAACCTCGTCGCACTCCTACTTGCCCTATTCGTAAAACGCGTAGACACAAGAAAAGAAGACATAGAGAAAATAAACCTACAAGAAAACACCAAAATGAAACCAGTAGCAAACTAA
- a CDS encoding alpha/beta hydrolase, which translates to MKHIFNKGQDPTKPTLLLLHGTGGNELDLLPLAGMIDDEASVLSVRGNVLENGMPRFFKRLAEGVFDEEDLIFRTKELHAFLDEAAEKYGFDRNNVVAVGYSNGANIAASLLFHYQHALKGAILHHPMVPRRGVELPDLTGKSVFIAAGTNDPICPPQESEELQSLLEKAKANVEMHWENRGHQLTLQEVEAAAKWYNEVNK; encoded by the coding sequence ATGAAACATATATTCAATAAGGGGCAGGATCCAACAAAACCAACGTTATTATTGCTTCATGGAACAGGGGGCAATGAGTTAGACCTGTTGCCGTTGGCTGGAATGATCGATGATGAAGCCTCTGTCTTAAGTGTTCGTGGGAATGTGTTGGAAAATGGGATGCCTCGCTTTTTTAAAAGATTGGCAGAGGGCGTATTCGATGAGGAGGATCTTATTTTTCGAACCAAGGAATTACATGCGTTTCTTGATGAAGCAGCAGAAAAGTATGGGTTTGACCGGAATAACGTGGTAGCTGTTGGCTACTCGAATGGGGCGAATATCGCAGCAAGCCTGTTGTTTCACTATCAGCATGCCTTAAAGGGAGCGATTCTTCATCATCCGATGGTACCGAGAAGAGGCGTGGAGCTTCCGGATTTAACAGGTAAATCCGTATTTATTGCAGCGGGGACCAATGATCCGATTTGCCCGCCGCAGGAATCGGAAGAACTGCAATCATTATTAGAAAAGGCCAAAGCGAATGTAGAGATGCATTGGGAAAACCGCGGGCATCAATTAACACTCCAAGAAGTCGAAGCGGCTGCGAAATGGTATAACGAGGTAAATAAATAA
- a CDS encoding cupin domain-containing protein translates to MENIDIGKKVEKYRRVKGLSSRELAKIAEITPSMLSQIERGLANPSIQTLKVLAKALDVPTFSFLLEETRTEDLVVRAQERKKMVVENLSYELVSPDFTGTLATAIMNVPPQTASSEKLLEHKGEEVAFVLEGRIKVFLEEEQYTLEAGDSVKIPAYMKHKWENHFEKNAVILFSVTPPAF, encoded by the coding sequence ATGGAGAATATAGATATTGGTAAAAAAGTGGAGAAATATAGAAGGGTCAAGGGGTTAAGCAGTAGAGAATTGGCGAAGATAGCTGAGATTACCCCTTCCATGTTAAGTCAGATTGAACGTGGGTTGGCTAATCCTTCGATACAGACGCTAAAGGTGTTAGCGAAAGCCTTGGATGTCCCGACCTTTAGTTTTTTACTTGAAGAAACACGGACCGAAGATTTAGTGGTTCGTGCGCAGGAACGTAAAAAAATGGTGGTCGAAAACCTATCGTATGAGCTTGTGTCACCTGATTTTACTGGCACATTGGCCACTGCGATTATGAATGTTCCACCTCAAACCGCCTCGTCCGAGAAGTTATTGGAACACAAAGGGGAAGAAGTTGCGTTTGTATTAGAGGGGAGAATAAAGGTGTTTTTGGAAGAGGAGCAATACACATTAGAAGCTGGGGACAGTGTCAAAATACCAGCTTATATGAAGCACAAATGGGAAAATCACTTTGAAAAAAATGCAGTGATCCTATTTTCCGTGACTCCGCCAGCATTTTAA
- a CDS encoding LysE family translocator — protein sequence MNDFLTFLVLSLFVVMSPGIDTALITKRTISDGRKDGYQMALGITSGSLVHTFAAAYGLSAILMQSAVAFEIVKYVGAIYLIYLGFSSFLSRKKKNETDVEHQHRSETTKKSAFKQGLLSNILNPKVAMFFLTFLPQFIKTGENATQQFITMGVIYTLLSITWFFIYVFFINYLREWLMSAKVQRTMDKATGLVLIGFGLKLALDKQQ from the coding sequence ATGAATGATTTCTTAACATTTTTAGTTCTTTCATTATTTGTGGTCATGAGCCCAGGGATCGACACTGCGCTTATTACAAAGAGGACCATTTCTGACGGAAGAAAAGATGGCTATCAAATGGCTCTAGGTATTACATCCGGCTCGCTGGTGCATACATTTGCTGCCGCCTATGGGCTTTCCGCTATTCTGATGCAGTCTGCCGTTGCCTTTGAAATCGTTAAATATGTGGGGGCCATCTACTTGATCTACCTTGGATTCTCTTCTTTCCTTTCTAGGAAAAAGAAGAATGAAACCGATGTGGAACACCAACATCGTTCAGAAACCACGAAGAAATCCGCGTTCAAACAAGGTCTTTTATCGAACATACTCAATCCCAAGGTGGCTATGTTCTTCTTAACCTTTTTACCCCAATTCATAAAAACTGGAGAAAACGCCACACAACAATTTATTACCATGGGAGTCATTTACACACTGCTATCCATTACCTGGTTTTTCATCTATGTCTTCTTCATTAACTACCTGCGCGAATGGCTGATGTCAGCAAAAGTACAAAGGACCATGGACAAAGCAACAGGCCTCGTCCTTATAGGATTTGGACTAAAATTAGCCTTGGATAAACAACAATAG
- a CDS encoding CBO0543 family protein — MNMERWILIGFSSLCIIALFKLIPRSKARDAWVLFSFLQVITWPAGLYVVEKGWIEYPTQLFPYVNQYNRTSFSFEFFLFPIVAVFFSLYYPAKVKPKGALIYYLSFTGFFTICEVLLERYTTLVEYHEWKWYWTLITVMVSLFLNHKYYSWFKKRLLKVENI; from the coding sequence ATGAATATGGAAAGATGGATTCTTATAGGTTTTTCCTCTCTTTGCATTATTGCACTGTTCAAATTGATCCCCAGGAGTAAAGCAAGAGACGCCTGGGTTTTATTTTCCTTTCTTCAAGTCATCACTTGGCCGGCTGGCTTATATGTAGTCGAAAAAGGGTGGATTGAGTACCCGACACAGTTATTCCCATATGTTAACCAGTACAACCGGACAAGCTTCTCCTTTGAATTCTTCCTTTTCCCTATTGTTGCGGTGTTTTTTAGTTTGTATTATCCAGCTAAGGTGAAACCGAAAGGAGCGCTGATCTACTATTTATCCTTTACTGGTTTCTTCACGATTTGCGAAGTCCTACTTGAACGGTATACCACACTGGTGGAATATCATGAATGGAAATGGTATTGGACCTTAATTACCGTAATGGTTTCATTATTTTTAAATCATAAGTATTATTCGTGGTTTAAAAAGAGATTGCTTAAGGTTGAAAACATATGA
- a CDS encoding DoxX family protein, producing MINIGLLLIRLVIGGLFVGHGAQKLFGWFGGYGLKGTGGWFESIGMKPGVTMALFAGLAELVGGLLFALGLLTPLAGIMIAATMLMAIVKVHAPNGLWSTANGYEYNLTLMAVAIGVALIGPGTYALDAFLF from the coding sequence ATGATAAATATTGGATTATTACTTATTCGTTTAGTTATTGGTGGTTTATTTGTAGGTCACGGCGCACAGAAATTGTTTGGTTGGTTCGGTGGTTATGGATTGAAGGGGACGGGCGGCTGGTTTGAATCCATTGGCATGAAGCCAGGCGTCACTATGGCACTTTTCGCTGGTTTAGCGGAATTGGTTGGCGGATTATTGTTTGCCTTAGGACTTCTCACTCCACTTGCAGGAATCATGATTGCAGCGACCATGCTAATGGCGATCGTCAAAGTGCACGCACCGAATGGATTATGGTCTACCGCTAACGGGTATGAATATAACCTAACCTTGATGGCAGTAGCAATCGGAGTCGCGCTAATCGGCCCTGGAACTTACGCTTTAGATGCCTTTTTATTCTAA
- a CDS encoding DUF1259 domain-containing protein, protein MNRRESDIFGSWFGNSRNTGRNSNVSNQFDSQEESSARFTGHRSNQRNTTNSRGEVRGISTSTCQQLANIIGGVVVTATPVCVVQRLRDINATILGERTQSPLALPFALSFENNGLNLGESVVLQEEINPFLTELRNRGLIVTAVHNHWLFDNPRLMYMHWENAGDDPFDFARKSFEAARAAGLFRK, encoded by the coding sequence ATGAATAGAAGAGAATCTGATATCTTCGGCAGTTGGTTTGGAAATAGCCGTAATACTGGCAGAAACTCTAATGTTAGTAATCAATTCGATTCCCAGGAAGAATCGAGTGCTAGGTTCACTGGGCATCGATCAAATCAAAGAAATACAACTAACTCTCGTGGCGAAGTTAGGGGCATCAGTACTTCAACGTGCCAACAGCTAGCAAATATCATCGGGGGTGTGGTTGTTACTGCAACTCCTGTTTGTGTTGTTCAGCGGCTACGTGATATTAATGCAACAATTTTGGGAGAGAGAACGCAATCCCCTTTAGCGCTTCCATTTGCTCTTTCCTTTGAGAATAATGGATTAAACTTAGGAGAATCGGTCGTTCTACAAGAAGAAATAAATCCATTTTTAACTGAATTACGAAATAGAGGGTTAATTGTTACTGCCGTTCATAATCACTGGCTATTTGACAATCCACGATTAATGTATATGCACTGGGAAAATGCAGGGGATGACCCGTTTGATTTTGCTAGAAAAAGCTTTGAAGCAGCAAGGGCAGCAGGGCTTTTTAGAAAGTAA
- a CDS encoding YecA family protein, with amino-acid sequence MIDTQIDKKTQDALLSALHNAKAHSRQMPIKREKQLWKEIKTPCNLIDVLNLLKKAELDDIRKKLELKGMSSLNKGALASELARLIPIHLENILLTLDKERYDLIHEIVRNGRSTISNREFPISKIVVLMEWGIIFPVVEKDQKFLTMPSELMELFSKIDGPELKTVIRRNTEWIRLTHGMLYYYGVMDTAKILERIRRLTMQEIDVVDYLNVISIASDYYEQARFSSNGVSLKDDRVFETDEIIEEHNKRSSIDFYPFTKEQLLKAGEPGYIDRTPAMEKFLGFLLEHYDLTRLETEDLAMEIINILNMDDHPSMMIKYLNSRLEFPTFEFVQEITAHAMEVYNQTRMWSLKGYAPSELGQEEKKHLLPLSSDDENKKVGRNDPCPCGSGKKYKKCCGK; translated from the coding sequence ATGATTGATACACAGATTGATAAAAAAACACAAGACGCTTTACTTAGTGCGTTACATAATGCAAAGGCACATAGCCGACAGATGCCAATCAAACGAGAAAAGCAACTTTGGAAAGAAATCAAAACGCCTTGTAACCTTATTGATGTCTTAAACTTACTTAAGAAGGCGGAATTGGATGATATTCGAAAAAAATTGGAACTTAAAGGGATGAGTTCACTCAATAAGGGTGCTTTGGCTAGCGAACTGGCTCGATTGATCCCTATTCATCTCGAAAACATTCTATTAACTCTAGATAAAGAGCGGTACGATCTCATTCATGAAATTGTTAGGAATGGTAGATCTACCATTTCGAATAGAGAGTTTCCTATTTCAAAGATTGTAGTACTCATGGAGTGGGGGATTATTTTTCCAGTTGTTGAGAAGGATCAGAAGTTCCTAACCATGCCTTCTGAACTCATGGAGCTTTTTTCAAAAATAGATGGACCTGAACTGAAAACTGTTATTCGCCGGAATACCGAGTGGATCCGACTCACTCATGGGATGCTTTATTATTACGGGGTTATGGATACGGCGAAAATTCTAGAGAGAATTCGTAGGTTGACTATGCAAGAAATCGATGTTGTGGATTACTTAAATGTGATTTCTATTGCAAGTGACTATTATGAGCAAGCAAGATTTTCATCCAATGGGGTTAGTTTAAAAGATGACCGAGTATTTGAGACGGATGAAATTATCGAGGAACATAACAAGCGGTCGAGTATAGACTTTTATCCTTTTACAAAGGAACAATTGCTAAAAGCAGGAGAGCCCGGTTATATTGATCGAACTCCTGCTATGGAAAAGTTCCTGGGTTTCCTCTTAGAGCATTATGATTTAACCCGTCTTGAAACAGAAGATTTGGCCATGGAAATAATTAATATTCTCAATATGGATGATCATCCATCGATGATGATAAAGTATTTAAATTCCCGATTGGAGTTTCCAACCTTTGAGTTTGTACAAGAAATAACTGCACATGCGATGGAAGTTTATAACCAGACGCGCATGTGGTCATTAAAAGGATATGCGCCTTCTGAACTGGGACAAGAAGAAAAGAAGCACTTGCTACCATTATCATCAGATGATGAAAACAAAAAAGTAGGCCGCAATGATCCGTGCCCTTGTGGAAGCGGGAAGAAATATAAGAAATGTTGTGGGAAATAA
- a CDS encoding TetR/AcrR family transcriptional regulator → MPKQTFFHLPKDKQDTLIQAAKKEFSRAPLHDASIANIIKDAGIPRGSFYQYFEDKEDLFYYLLSQLSQKNNERFISTLKEKNGDLFETFIDSFQRMTYNHTSQENKTFFKNAFLNMNYKVENTLANNIYEENQRNQYEAMLQLINTKNLNINEEQELHQVLKIIMAVTFQNLVQVFVKDLSDEEALKNYVAQLELLKKGLYKEEH, encoded by the coding sequence ATGCCAAAACAAACGTTTTTTCACTTACCTAAAGATAAACAAGATACTCTCATTCAAGCTGCTAAAAAGGAATTTTCCAGAGCGCCATTACATGATGCATCCATAGCGAATATCATCAAAGACGCTGGAATCCCTCGGGGTAGTTTTTATCAGTATTTTGAAGATAAAGAGGATCTATTTTATTACTTGTTGAGCCAACTCTCGCAAAAAAACAACGAACGGTTTATTTCCACCTTGAAAGAAAAAAACGGTGATCTATTTGAGACGTTTATTGACTCTTTCCAAAGAATGACTTACAACCACACAAGCCAAGAAAACAAAACTTTTTTTAAAAATGCCTTCTTAAATATGAATTATAAAGTGGAAAATACATTGGCTAACAACATTTATGAAGAGAATCAGAGGAACCAGTATGAGGCGATGCTTCAACTAATCAATACAAAGAACCTCAACATAAATGAAGAACAGGAACTGCATCAAGTTTTAAAAATCATCATGGCAGTCACGTTCCAAAACCTTGTTCAGGTGTTTGTAAAAGACTTATCGGATGAAGAAGCGTTAAAAAATTATGTGGCACAATTGGAACTCCTGAAAAAAGGATTGTATAAGGAAGAACACTAA
- a CDS encoding PadR family transcriptional regulator, whose translation MKHTGRHTSEFLLLFLTEGDSYGGKLLQRCEEELPSNPIDSAILYRTLKKLENEGAVESYLDTTDQDKPIKMYKMTALGEQKLDQFQTDIEEKVKNLSFFLNKYKEWKESTHD comes from the coding sequence ATGAAACATACTGGTCGACATACAAGCGAATTTCTTTTGTTATTTTTAACAGAGGGAGATAGTTATGGAGGAAAGCTTCTACAGAGATGTGAGGAAGAGCTTCCCAGTAATCCCATTGATAGTGCCATCCTCTATCGTACCCTGAAAAAACTTGAGAACGAAGGTGCAGTTGAGTCCTACCTGGATACAACGGATCAAGATAAGCCCATCAAAATGTACAAAATGACAGCTTTGGGTGAACAAAAATTAGATCAATTCCAAACAGACATCGAAGAGAAAGTGAAAAACTTGTCCTTCTTCTTAAACAAATATAAAGAATGGAAGGAGTCCACTCATGATTAA
- a CDS encoding CBO0543 family protein, translated as MKIEILILVLSWIICGFLLVKYVTIERKREAHITFLFASTIAWIYEYLQVVLGLVEFPFREFEVATKMSFSLHYFVYPTFCVFFVLFYPLGKGNLRILVHFLLYSMAIATYTLFIEKYSTLVHYSKWNWFMSVLTNIILLYIIKKFVFWFKKGLV; from the coding sequence ATGAAAATTGAAATCCTTATTCTCGTGCTTTCCTGGATCATATGCGGATTTTTATTGGTGAAATATGTAACGATTGAAAGGAAGAGAGAGGCACATATTACCTTTTTATTTGCTTCAACGATCGCCTGGATTTATGAGTATCTTCAAGTGGTGCTAGGGCTGGTAGAATTCCCATTTAGAGAATTTGAAGTTGCGACAAAAATGAGCTTTTCTCTTCACTATTTTGTCTACCCAACGTTTTGCGTGTTTTTTGTTCTCTTTTATCCCTTGGGAAAAGGTAATCTAAGAATTCTTGTGCATTTTCTCCTCTACTCCATGGCCATTGCAACCTACACATTATTCATCGAAAAATATAGTACATTAGTCCATTATTCAAAGTGGAACTGGTTCATGAGTGTCTTAACTAATATAATCCTTTTATATATAATAAAGAAATTTGTATTTTGGTTTAAAAAAGGGCTCGTGTAA